Proteins encoded by one window of Musa acuminata AAA Group cultivar baxijiao chromosome BXJ2-9, Cavendish_Baxijiao_AAA, whole genome shotgun sequence:
- the LOC135623030 gene encoding subtilisin-like protease SBT2.5, giving the protein MKGIELVSMLFFSLPLLALGSGEVYIVTVEGEPVVSYSGGVDGFSATAIDLVEEMDITSESVTSYALHLEKKHDALLDSLFEVGTYKKLYSYRHLVNGFAVHISAEQAEALSKAPGVKYVEKDMKIKKFTTHTPQFLGLPTGVWPTRGGFDRAGEDIVIGFVDSGIYPKHPSFSTHNTEPYGPLPRYRGKCEVDPETQRDFCNGKIIGAQHFAKAAIAAGAFNPAIDFPSPLDGDGHGSHTAAIAAGNNGIRVKMHGYEFGKASGMAPRARIAVYKVLYRLFGGYVSDVVAAIEQAVLDGVDILNLSVGPNSPPTTTKATFLNPFDAALLSAVRAGVFVAQAAGNGGPFPKTLVSFSPWITTVAAAIDDRRYKNNLTLGNGKILPGLGLSPSTHGNKSFNLVSANDVMLDLSLLKYNPLDCQRPELLNRNKVEGNILLCGYSFNFVSGTASIKKVSETAKSLGAAGFIVAVENTYPGAKFDPVPVDTPGILITDARKTKELIDYYNCSTTRDWAGRPISFDATASIADGLAPILHKSAPQVALFSSRGPDVKDFSFQDADVLKPDILAPGNLIWAAWAPNGTDEANYIGEGFAMVSGTSMAAPHIAGIAALIKQKNPHWSPGAIKSALMTTATTLDRGGRPILAQQYSETEIMTLVQATPFDYGSGAVNPKAALDPGLILDTTYEDYIRFLCSVPDVDPNEVRNITSSACNSTTGLPADLNSPSITISHLEGTQTVKRTVTNVADTETYVITTRMSPEIALEASPPAMTVLSGASREITVSLTVRSVTGGYSFGEILMKGDRGHRVRIPVVAMGFDS; this is encoded by the exons ATGAAAGGGATAGAACTTGTGAGCATGCTTTTCTTTTCACTACCACTGCTAGCTTTGGGAAGTGGGGAGGTATATATCGTGACCGTGGAAGGAGAGCCTGTTGTGAGTTACAGTGGTGGTGTTGATGGATTCTCTGCAACAGCTATAGATTTAGTGGAAGAGATGGACATCACCAG TGAGTCTGTTACATCTTATGCCCTTCACCTGGAGAAAAAGCATGATGCTCTTCTTGATTCACTCTTTGAAGTTGGGACCTATAAGAAGCTCTACAGCTATCGACATCTTGTTAATGGTTTTGCAGTTCACATCTCTGCTGAACAG GCTGAAGCTCTCAGCAAGGCACCTGGGGTCAAATATGTGGAGAAAGACATGAAAATAAAGAAATTCACCACACACACCCCTCAATTTCTGGGTTTACCAACAGGTGTCTGGCCAACACGTGGTGGTTTTGACAGAGCAGGAGAAGACATTGTAATTGGTTTTGTGGACTCGGGAATTTATCCAAAGCATCCTAGCTTTTCGACACACAATACTGAGCCATATGGGCCTCTTCCTCGTTACAGAGGAAAGTGTGAAGTTGATCCAGAGACTCAGAGGGATTTTTGCAATGGGAAGATTATTGGAGCACAGCATTTTGCAAAAGCAGCAATTGCGGCTGGTGCATTTAATCCAGCAATTGATTTTCCATCACCTTTGGATGGTGATGGTCATGGAAG CCATACAGCAGCTATTGCTGCTGGAAACAATGGAATCCGTGTCAAAATGCATGGATATGAGTTTGGAAAGGCAAGTGGCATGGCACCGCGTGCCAG GATTGCTGTGTACAAGGTTCTCTATAGGCTCTTTGGGGGATATGTATCTGATGTTGTTGCTGCTATCGAGCAG GCTGTTCTTGATGGCGTTGATATTCTTAATCTTTCGGTGGGGCCAAACAGTCCACCGACAACAACCAAAGCCAcatttttgaatccttttgatGCTGCACTTCTTTCTGCTGTGAGAGCTGGAGTGTTTGTTGCTCAGGCTGCCGGAAATGGGGGTCCATTCCCTAAAACCTTGGTGTCTTTCAGTCCATGGATCACTACTGTAGCTGCTGCTATTGATGACCGTAGATACAAAAATAATTTGACCCTGGGAAACGGAAAAATTTTACCTGGGCTTGGATTGTCAC CTTCAACGCATGGGAACAAGTCATTCAATCTGGTTTCCGCTAATGATGTCATGCTAGATTTGTCTTTGTTGAAATACAACCCACTAGACTGCCAAAGGCCTGAACTGTTGAATAGGAACAAGGTGGAGGGAAATATTCTTCTATGTGGATATTCTTTCAATTTTGTTTCGGGAACTGCATCAATTAAAAAGGTGTCTGAGACAGCAAAAAGTCTTGGTGCAGCAGGCTTCATTGTTGCTGTCGAGAACACCTATCCGGGTGCCAAATTTGATCCTGTACCTGTTGATACTCCTGGGATCCTCATCACGGATGCCAGAAAAACGAAG GAACTTATCGACTACTACAACTGTTCGACCACAAGAGACTGGGCGGGTCGACCAATAAGTTTCGATGCGACAGCCAGCATAGCTGATGGTTTGGCACCCATACTGCATAAATCAGCTCCTCAGGTGGCATTATTCTCCTCCCGAGGACCAGACGTAAAAGATTTCAGCTTTCAGGATGCTGATGTACTTAAGCCAGATATACTAGCTCCAGGCAATCTTATTTGGGCTGCTTGGGCGCCAAATGGAACAGATGAGGCTAACTACATAG GAGAAGGCTTTGCTATGGTTTCCGGAACCAGTATGGCTGCTCCACACATCGCTGGGATTGCAGCCCTCATAAAGCAAAAGAATCCACATTGGAGCCCCGGTGCTATCAAGTCGGCTCTAATGACAACAGCAACTACTTTGGATCGAGGTGGCCGGCCTATTTTAGCACAGCAATATTCTGAAACAGAAATCATGACACTGGTGCAGGCTACACCATTCGATTATGGTAGCGGTGCTGTCAATCCAAAAGCTGCTCTGGATCCAGGACTCATCCTAGATACAA CTTATGAAGACTACATCAGGTTCTTGTGTTCAGTACCAGATGTGGATCCTAATGAGGTACGTAACATCACTAGCTCGGCTTGCAACAGCACCACAGGCCTACCAGCCGATCTAAACAGCCCATCCATCACCATCTCCCATCTGGAAGGAACTCAAACAGTGAAGAGAACAGTGACCAATGTAGCCGATACCGAAACATACGTCATCACTACTAGAATGTCACCTGAGATCGCACTCGAAGCCAGTCCTCCGGCGATGACGGTGCTGTCCGGAGCATCTCGTGAGATAACTGTGTCTCTCACGGTCAGGTCAGTGACCGGCGGATACAGCTTCGGTGAGATTCTCATGAAAGGCGATAGGGGCCACAGGGTGAGGATCCCAGTGGTGGCCATGGGCTTTGATAGCTAG
- the LOC135583447 gene encoding oxysterol-binding protein-related protein 4C-like isoform X1: MIQDDAAAGPRATTAVLTPPLSLDGGLAAEHRPPNLLRRVLSFFGSVRPGSDLTQFQLPSLFNMPKSQLQCYGEAVYCFGEDYLNKCAKGKSSLERFASVVAWSISTTRPALFGQAPFNPILGETHHVSRGSLNVLLEQVSHHPPVSALHATDAKDNVELIWCHKPVPRFHGASVEAVIKGKRHLRLLKFGENYEMDSPNLLIKLLPTTGADWVGDVSIRCKDSGLEADLCYYKSHAFLGFGGSSKSVRGKIFHSKTLKTIYEIDGQWDRIVKLKDVHSGEVTILYDAKKAISGLKTPILQAPQNLWPTESATVWSEVSQAILNKEWGKASAAKQIIEEKQRKLQRERKSSGELWVPKHFTVTHTKENEWDCSPLEQSVPPAPIIVHP, translated from the exons ATG ATCCAGGACGACGCGGCAGCGGGGCCACGGGCGACGACGGCGGTGCTGACGCCGCCGCTGTCGCTGGATGGAGGACTGGCTGCGGAGCACCGCCCCCCCAACCTTCTTCGACGGGTGTTGAGTTTCTTCGGGAGCGTACGGCCAGGATCCGATCTCACTCAATTCCAG TTACCTTCTCTCTTCAACATGCCAAAATCACAACTTCAATGCTATGGGGAAGCAGTTTACTGTTTCGGTGAGGACTACTTAAACAAATGTGCCAAAGGAAAGAGCAGCCTTGAAAGGTTTGCTTCAGTAGTGGCATGGAGCATATCAACTACAAGACCCGCATTATTTGGACAGGCTCCTTTCAATCCCATTCTAGGAGAAACTCATCATGTCTCCAGGGGATCCCTCAACGTGCTCCTCGAGCAG GTCTCACATCACCCCCCAGTGTCTGCCCTCCATGCAACTGATGCAAAGGATAATGTAGAACTGATATGGTGCCACAAACCAGTTCCCAGGTTCCATG GTGCAAGTGTTGAAGCTGTAATCAAAGGAAAGAGGCACCTGAGGCTCTTGAAGTTTGGTGAGAACTATGAGATGGATTCACCAAACTTGTTGATAAAATTACTTCCAACAACTGGTGCTGATTGGGTTGGGGATGTAAGCATCAGGTGTAAAGATTCTGGTCTTGAGGCAGATCTCTGCTATTACAAGAGCCATGCGTTCCTCGGATTTGGTGGCAGCTCTAAGTCTGTCAGGGGAAAGATATTTCACTCAAAGACACTAAAGACTATCTACGAGATCGACGGCCAGTGGGACAG AATTGTCAAACTGAAGGATGTCCACAGCGGGGAGGTCACAATCTTGTATGATGCCAAGAAAGCCATCTCaggacttaagactcctattctgcAGGCTCCACAG AACTTGTGGCCTACCGAATCAGCTACGGTGTGGAGCGAAGTAAGCCAAGCCATTTTGAATAAGGAATGGGGAAAAGCTTCAGCGGCAAAGCAGATCATAGAGGAGAAGCAGAGGAAGCTGCAACGAGAACGGAAATCTAGTGGGGAACTTTGGGTCCCCAAGCATTTCACGGTCACCCATACCAAGGAAAATGAGTGGGATTGCTCGCCCTTGGAGCAGTCGGTCCCACCTGCTCCAATTATCGTTCATCCctga
- the LOC135583447 gene encoding oxysterol-binding protein-related protein 4B-like isoform X2: MPKSQLQCYGEAVYCFGEDYLNKCAKGKSSLERFASVVAWSISTTRPALFGQAPFNPILGETHHVSRGSLNVLLEQVSHHPPVSALHATDAKDNVELIWCHKPVPRFHGASVEAVIKGKRHLRLLKFGENYEMDSPNLLIKLLPTTGADWVGDVSIRCKDSGLEADLCYYKSHAFLGFGGSSKSVRGKIFHSKTLKTIYEIDGQWDRIVKLKDVHSGEVTILYDAKKAISGLKTPILQAPQNLWPTESATVWSEVSQAILNKEWGKASAAKQIIEEKQRKLQRERKSSGELWVPKHFTVTHTKENEWDCSPLEQSVPPAPIIVHP, translated from the exons ATGCCAAAATCACAACTTCAATGCTATGGGGAAGCAGTTTACTGTTTCGGTGAGGACTACTTAAACAAATGTGCCAAAGGAAAGAGCAGCCTTGAAAGGTTTGCTTCAGTAGTGGCATGGAGCATATCAACTACAAGACCCGCATTATTTGGACAGGCTCCTTTCAATCCCATTCTAGGAGAAACTCATCATGTCTCCAGGGGATCCCTCAACGTGCTCCTCGAGCAG GTCTCACATCACCCCCCAGTGTCTGCCCTCCATGCAACTGATGCAAAGGATAATGTAGAACTGATATGGTGCCACAAACCAGTTCCCAGGTTCCATG GTGCAAGTGTTGAAGCTGTAATCAAAGGAAAGAGGCACCTGAGGCTCTTGAAGTTTGGTGAGAACTATGAGATGGATTCACCAAACTTGTTGATAAAATTACTTCCAACAACTGGTGCTGATTGGGTTGGGGATGTAAGCATCAGGTGTAAAGATTCTGGTCTTGAGGCAGATCTCTGCTATTACAAGAGCCATGCGTTCCTCGGATTTGGTGGCAGCTCTAAGTCTGTCAGGGGAAAGATATTTCACTCAAAGACACTAAAGACTATCTACGAGATCGACGGCCAGTGGGACAG AATTGTCAAACTGAAGGATGTCCACAGCGGGGAGGTCACAATCTTGTATGATGCCAAGAAAGCCATCTCaggacttaagactcctattctgcAGGCTCCACAG AACTTGTGGCCTACCGAATCAGCTACGGTGTGGAGCGAAGTAAGCCAAGCCATTTTGAATAAGGAATGGGGAAAAGCTTCAGCGGCAAAGCAGATCATAGAGGAGAAGCAGAGGAAGCTGCAACGAGAACGGAAATCTAGTGGGGAACTTTGGGTCCCCAAGCATTTCACGGTCACCCATACCAAGGAAAATGAGTGGGATTGCTCGCCCTTGGAGCAGTCGGTCCCACCTGCTCCAATTATCGTTCATCCctga
- the LOC103997891 gene encoding uncharacterized protein LOC103997891 yields the protein MGASRLVIASIVFFLLVAGVWAEEAAIGDGIAEPEPSDSALKRELELLRSKIQDLEIGISDRTRELNNRDDRIKNLEKIIQEKSATISTLNSQIESLQKKGALDAEELLGKAYTRAAGLEKQVDNLRNELETQSNNRGALEARASEAEKKVQELILKLENLEKTNDEQKHLIRKTERALQVAKEELIIVQLEATAKLEELTKIHGAWLPPWFATHISYCQNLVETHWKEHGKPALDVVLQKASDKSAQAQKWLEPHLEIVKTRWVPAVKERWVILVTSAEPYVQQVSTKTMEVYETSKNMIAPHVQKVADPYLQEAKKLSKPYIDQVATVTKPHVEKVRITLKPYTKRVVLVYRKLHKSVAAYHRQVEASIKEHLKKYELTKPLVTKELVWYMASATLALAIFFVYRLLACILWSKMRKSTQNGQTKHAHRRPKRRHADK from the exons ATGGGGGCGTCGAGGCTGGTGATAGCTTCGATCGTGTTCTTCCTCCTTGTCGCCGGAGTTTGGGCGGAAGAAGCAGCGATCGGCGATGGGATCGCGGAACCTGAGCCATCCGATTCCGCGTTGAAGCGGGAATTGGAGCTGCTCAGATCGAAGATCCAGGACTTAG AGATTGGTATCTCCGATAGGACCCGTGAACTAAATAATAGAGATGACCGCATCAAAAATCTGGAGAAGATTATCCAAGAGAAGTCAGCAACAATTTCCACATTGAATAGTCAAATAGAATCGCTCCAG AAAAAGGGTGCTCTTGATGCTGAAGAGTTATTAGGGAAAGCATATACTCGAGCTGCTGGACTTGAGAAGCAA GTTGACAATCTCAGAAATGAGCTTGAAACACAGAGCAATAACAGAGGTGCTTTGGAGGCTCGAGCTAGTGAAGCGGAGAAAAAAGTGCAAGAACTGATTTTGAAACTAGAAAAT CTCGAGAAGACAAATGATGAGCAAAAGCACCTAATTAGGAAAACTGAACGGGCACTTCAAGTAGCAAAG GAAGAGCTAATAATTGTACAACTTGAAGCAACAGCCAAGTTGGAAGAGCTGACAAAG ATCCATGGAGCTTGGTTGCCTCCTTGGTTTGCAACTCATATAAGTTATTGTCAG AATCTTGTAGAAACCCATTGGAAGGAGCATGGCAAACCTGCTTTGGATGTTGTCCTCCAAAAG GCATCAGATAAATCAGCACAGGCACAGAAATGGCTTGAACCACACTTGGAAATTGTTAAAACT AGATGGGTTCCTGCTGTTAAAGAAAGATGGGTAATTCTTGTCACAAGTGCTGAGCCTTATGTGCAACAAGTATCCACAAAAACCATGGAAGTTTATGAGACATCAAAGAATATGATAGCACCACATGTACAAAAAGTGGCAGATCCATACTTGCAG GAAGCCAAGAaactttcaaaaccttacatcgaCCAAGTTGCTACTGTCACCAAGCCTCATGTTGAAAAAGTGAGAATTACTTTGAAGCCCTACACTAAACGAGTAGTTCTTGTTTACAGAAAGCTTCATAAATCAGTGGCAGCTTACCACCGTCAG GTTGAAGCCAGCATCAAGGAACACTTGAAGAAATATGAGTTGACTAAACCTCTTGTGACCAAAGAGTTGGTGTGGTATATG GCTTCTGCTACTTTGGCCTTGGCGATCTTCTTTGTGTACAGACTTCTAGCATGCATCCTTTG GTCGAAAATGAGAAAGTCAACACAAAATGGCCAGACGAAGCATGCACATCGCAGGCCCAAGCGAAGGCATGCTGACAAGTAG